The Natronomonas salsuginis genomic sequence ACTAACCGGTGACCTTCTCCTCGCGGTAGCCGGCGAGGCTTCTCACCGACAACGTCGAGGACTTCGCAGCACTCGGAGTCGAGGTCGAGACGTACTGAGACGTGGATAGGTTGTGAGTCGTGAGTGCCGAGGCCCCGTATTTCACGGGCAGACGGCGCCTCTCTGCGCATATATCCGTGGCCACAGTAGACAGAGGCCCCGGTCAGCTCATCGTCGGGGCAGACGCGGATTTAACAACGTTGCCAAGCAATCACACAGTATGGCCGCCGAAATTTCCGACCGAGTTCGAGAAATCGCGGAGGCTCGCGGCCTTCCGGAGTTCCAGGTATTCGAACGGGCACCCGACCGCGGGCTCAAAGACCTGTGGGAGGACCTCGTGCTCGCACAGTACCTCGATGGCGAGCTCGACCGCGAGGAAGCCATCGAACACGTCGGCCGGACGAAAGTCGAGCGGGCAGAGCGAGAGCGTGGGGTCATCGAGGGATACATCGACCGGGGCCTGAACGCGTGACGCTCACAGCAGTCTCGGACGCGAGACCAACGCCGGTGGCGAACGGGACGGCTGACGGAGGATCTGCCGGCTCTCGGTCGGTAGCACGGTAGCCGAACGTTTCAATCGTTGGCTGGAGCAGCGCCGGGACCCAGCGGGTTCCCGGCGGCGCCGACCGTCGACTCGTTGGCGGCGACCCAGCGGAGTAACAGGAACGCGAAGACGTACTTCGCCCCGATGTCCAGCGCGGAGTAGGCCCACGATGTCGCGCCGACCGAACTGACGATCGCCAGCCCCTCGACGCCCAGCGCCCAAACGATGGGGTATCCGAGCCAGAGGACGACAGTCAGCGCCCGCAGCGTCCCGAATATCTCGCTCGTTCCGGCCGCCTCGGCGTCGGCCGGCCACTGGACCACCAACGCGTACAGAACGACGATGAAGAAGGTGCAACTGACGACGTAGAACGCCCAGCGGAGCGCGTACGAGGACGTGATGAGCGCCGCTGCGAGGCCGGTAAGACACATCCCGATATCGGCCGCGACGACGACGAAGAGATCGCTGAGGTCGACGTCGGCCAGCAGACCCAGCGCGAGCAGGATCATCGGTGTCGACAGCGTCCACGTCAGATACCGTCCCCACTGACTCAACACCTCCTGACCGCCGAGTGCGTGTCCCGGCGGCATCTCGACGAGACCGACCGTCAGGCCCGACAGGAGGCCGAGGTAACTGGAGATGGACACCAGCGGAATCATGATCGTCGCCCCGAAGATCAGGCGGGCGCGGTCGGACCGGAGATTCCGACCCATGTAGACGAACAGCAGCGCCGACAGTCCCGCGAGCGCCACGTTCGCCCACAGCGACGAACTCAACAGGACGTCGCCCCGGATCTGTTGCATCACGTCACCTTGTGTCGCTTGCAGCGGTACGCCCCCAGCGAACGGGACCGCGAGTTCGACTCCATGTTGGATCATGCTCGTTAGCACTTCGTAGGGAGGGGTTAAAATACACCGTCCTAACCTGTAGGGTCTCGCCGATCTGTCGATGGCGTTGAGGGGAGACGGTAGACAACGACCGGCGGGCGGGATCGCTCATCCCGCCGCGTCGAATCGCTGCACGTCGACGAACTCGACTCGGACGTTCACGTCGCGGTCGGTCGGCTCCCGGATCGACGCCGCGAGATCGGACGCGAGCGTGGGATAGGACGCGCCGACCGGCCGGTAGAAGACGACAGTCACGTCCGGCGGCGCGGACCCGGACACGACGACGAACTCCACACTGGTCGTGACCAGTTCGAGGTCATCGTACGCCCCGTCGTCGAGGATCGAGAGTGCCGACTCGCGGTGGGCTTCCGAGAGCAGCAACTGCACCAGCCGCATGCCTATCGCGGGCGGGGGTGGTACATATTTATACGGGGATAACGGGGTCTGGGAAGCGGTAACCGCGGCTTGCTCGAAACGACGGGTGCGGGGAATATTCAAGACGGCGTCACGCGAACAGAGGCTGATGTTCGAGGCGTCACCCACTGGGCTGGTCCGAAACCCGAACGTGTGGCGCTTGCTGTGGCGCGGGCTTCGACTGCGCCCGGCCGACTTCGCGCTCGGCGGCGACCGGGATCCGGAACTGCTCGGCGATCTCGCGCACCCGTTCGCGTCCGTCGAAGACGTCTCGAACCGGCTCGAAACGCTCGAGGCGGCGCTCGTCGAACGCAGTGATCGGCGCGCGGTCTTTCTGACAGTGTACACGGAGATGACGGCGCAGACGGCTCGCGAGATCGACGCCGGGAGCTTCGACGATCCCGAGTGGATGTGCCGATACCTCGTCCGATTCGCGGAGCACTACCGGCGCGCGTTCGTCGGGTTCGAACGCGGCGAGTACGCCGACGTCCCGGACCCGTGGCTCGTCGCGTTCGGGAGCGCGGTCGGTGGGGACGCGCTCGTGATCCAGGACGCCTTTCTCGGCATCAACGCCCACATCGTCTACGACCTCGCGCTGGCGCTCTCCGCGATCGGACTCGACCCGGGACGGGAGACGAAGTACGCGGACCACCGCCGCATCGACGCCATACTCGCGCGTCTCGTGGCCGTCCAGCGGGAGTTGCTCGCCGAGCGGTACGCCCCCGGACTGGAGGCGGTCGGGGAGGGCATGGGGGGCCTCGACGAACGGTGGTCCACATCGACGCTCCGGCGCGCGAGAGAGTTCGCCTGGCGGACCGCGGTCGTCCGGACCGACGCCCGCTGGAGCACGGTGCGGTCCTCCACTGGCTGGCTGCTCTCTCGGACCGCGACCGGCGGCGCGTCGGTGCTGTTGTCCCCCACCGCGAGCCCCTCGACGATGCGAGCCCTCCGAGCCATCGAGGCCACGGAGTTCGAGCTCGAATCGTACGCCCGAGCGTTTCACGGACGAGCGGTGGACGGGGGCGCGTCCATCGAGCGGTGAGCGTCTGTCCGTCATCGACGCACAGATCGACCAGAACCGGCGTCGAAGATGGCGAATTGTCGAGCACCGGTTCGTCGATCATCGACACGGAAAGAAGATACATTATGAGCCAGGAGCCCGCGTGTCGAAACAACGATCCGAAACCATGTCTGGCAAGTACGACCTCATCATCGTCGGTGGCGGAATCAGCGGCGCGTCGCTTTTGTACACGACCGCGAAGTTCACCGACATCGACTCCATCGCACTGATCGAGAAGGAGCCGGAGCTCGCGGCGATCAACACCCACCGGACGAACAACTCCCAGACGCTGCACTTCGGCGACATCGAGACCAACTACACCCTCGAGAAGGCCGAGGAGGTCAAGGAGGGCGCGGAGCTTCTCGCCGGCTATCTCGAACACTACGACGGCGACCGCGAGATGCACTCGAAGCGCGGCAAGATGGTGCTCGGCGTCGGCGACGAGGAGGTCGAGACGCTCGAGCGCCGCTACGACGAGGAGGGGTTCGGCGACCTCTTTCCGAAGCTCCGGGCGATCGGTCGCGAAGAGATCGCCGAGCTGGAGCCGAAGGTCGTCGAGGGGCGCGACCCAGACCGGGAGATGCTCGCCCTCCAGACGCCGGACGGCTACGTCGTCGACTACGGCGCCGTGACGGAATCGCTCGTCGAGCGCGCCGACGAAGAGGTCGGCGTCGACGTCTACACCGGCACGAAGGTGACGGACATCACGCCGACGCTGGACGGCTACACGCTCGAAACTGACGCCGGACGATTCGACTGTGACGTCGCTACCGTCGCCGCCGGCTCCCACAGCCTCCAGATCGCGAAGGAACTCGGCTACGGCGAGGACAAGGTGTTGCTCCCCGTCGCCGGGAGCTTCTTCCTCGCGGACGATCTGCTGAACGGAAAGGTGTACACCCTCCAGATGAAGAAGCTCCCGTTCGCTGCCGTCCACGGCGACGCGGACGTGCACGATCAGTCGATCACGCGGTTCGGCCCGACCGCGAAGCTCGTTCCGGCGCTCGAACGCGGCCGCATTTCGACGGTGAGTGACTTCGTCGACGTGTTCGGACTCAACGCGGCGTCGTTCCTCAGCTACGCCAACATCCTCTCGGACCGGATCTTGCTCCCCTACGTCCTGCGAAACCTCCTGTACGACCTGCCGAAGGTCGGCCCCAAGGCGTTCCTCCCGCACGTCCAGAAGGTCGTCCCGAGCGTCGAACTCGACGACATCGAGCGCGCCAAGGGGTACGGTGGCGTCCGCCCGCAGATCGTCGACACCAAGAACAAGTCGCTCGACATGGGCGAAGCGAAGATCGTCGGCGAGGACATCATCTTCAACATCACGCCCTCGCCGGGCGCGTCGACCTGTCTGAAGAATGCGATGAAGGACACGCGGACGCTGATGGATTTTTTCGACGGCGAGTACGAGTTTGACGAATCGGCGTTCCGCGCGGACACGATCGACAACTTCCCGCGCGCGGACGACTCGACCGAGTTCGCCAGTTCGAACGCCGCCAACGGCGCAGGGAGCGTCGACGCCGTCGACGACGTGCCCGCGAGCGACGACTGACGACGCGCGTTCGAATCGCGTCGAGTCTTACGCTTCGTAGCTGAAACTCACCGACCGCAACTCGCTGTCCGAGCGGTCGCCGACGTACTCCTGTGCGACGCCCTGATCCGGCCTGATTTCGATGATGACGCGAGCCGTATCGACCGGGTGAGGGTAGTCGTGGCCCGAGTAGCGCCGCGAGAGCTCGTCGATATGCCCGCGAGCGCCCTCTTCGACGACGCCGTCGACGGTCCCCACGACCGTCATCCGCCGATACGGGGCGTCGGGATCGATCATGCTCACGCTCACGCGCGGGTCGTGCTCGACGTTCCGGACCTTCCGCCGCCCGCGTTCGGAGTTGATCAACAGCCGGTCGATTTCGGCGTCGTAGTCGACCCACACCGCCGAGTTGTGCGGCCGCCCGTCCGGGAGGAGCGTCGCGACGTGTGCGAACGTTCGCTTCTCGAAGAGGTCGTGGAAGTCCTCGGGGATCGTTGGCATCGACGGCGAGAGACGGGGCGACGACTTGAGGGTGTCGGCGGGGCTTCGCCAAGGTTTATCTCCGAAACGCCGTACGGCTAGTACATGAATCCCTCCCTGGGCCGGTCCCTCGACCGGGTGTCGGCCCCCGAACTCGCCGTGTTCGTCTCCGGGGTGGCGAGCATGGGCCTCGAGATCCTCGCGGGGCGGATGGTCGCCCCCGAATTCGGCAGCAGCATCTACACGTGGGGGAGCATCATCGGCGTGTTCCTCGCGGCGTTGAGCCTCGGCTACCACTACGGCGGCAAGCGGGCCGCGAGACGGGCGAGCGTCGATCGGCTGTCGTGGCTGCTCCTCGGGACTGCCGCCTACGTCGCGCTGTTGATCTTCGCCAGCGATCCGCTGTTGGCGGTGGGGTCGTCGTTCCCGCTCCCGAGTCGGTTCGCCTCGCTCCCGGCGATCACGCTGCTTTTTGGCCCGCCGACGTACTTGCTCGGCTTTATCAGTCCCTACGCGGCGGAGCTCTCCGACACCGAGGCCATCGGCGAGGCGTCGGGACGGGTGTACGCCGTCGGAACGATCGGCAGCATCCTCGGCGCGTTCGGCACGACGTTTCTCCTCATTCCCTCGCTCGGCATCGAGATGATCGCCTTCCTCTTCGGAGCGTTGCTCGTCGGCACGGCGTTTTTCATCCTCCTGCCGTCGATGGACCGCGAGCCGCTGTTCGCCACCGCCGGCGTCGCAATCTTGTTGGTCGCGGCCATGGGAAGCGGCGCGGTCGGCGTCTCGACCGGCGGCCAGATCGTCTATCAGACGCAGACGCCGTATCAGGAGCTCGAGGTCACGGACCTCGGCGACACGCGAACGCTGTATCTCGACGGCCAGCGACACAGCGCGATGGATCTGAACGATCCGAACCGACACGTCTTCGAGTATACGCGCTACTTCCACATGCCGTATCTGTTCGCCGAGGATCCCGACCAGATCGATCGGGTGCTGTTCGTCGGTGGTGGCGGGTTCACCGGACCGAAGCGGTTCGCGGCCGAGTACGACGCGACCGTCGACGTGGTCGAGATCGACCCCGAGGTCATCGACGTCGCGAAGGAGTACTTCAGGGCCGAGGAGTCCGAACGGCTCAACATATACAACGACGGCGGCCGGCAGTACCTCCAAGAGACGAACAAGACCTACGACCTGATCGTGTTGGACGCGTACAAGAAAGACAAGGTGCCGTTCGAGTTGACGACTGTCGAGTTCATGCAGTTGGCCAACGATCGGCTCTCCGAAGACGGATACCTCTTTGCGAACATCATCTCGGCACCGACTGGCCCGGCCTCGGAGTTCTACCGGGCCGAGTATCGGACGATGGAGCAGGTGTTCCCGCAGGTGTACAGCTTCCCAACCGCTGGACCGGGCGTCATCCAAAACATCGAGGTCGTCGCGTCGAAGAACCCGGAGGTCGTGACCGAATCAGAGCTACAAGCGCGGAACGCCGAGCGCGACATCGGGATCGAGCTCGGCGACGAGATCGAGTCGTACCGCCGCGATGAGCCGACTGACGACGTCCCGATACTCACCGACGATCACGCGCCGGTCGATAGCCTCCTCGATCCGATGGTCGGGCAGCGATACGTCATCGAGCAGTCCCCGGCTGAGAACGCGACGGCCGACTGATCGCCTCTCGCGTCGAGCGGCCCCTCCTCTAGCCAACGTTTTCAATGATTGGTGAGAACGGGGGGTATGGCCGACCTCCGATCACCGAACTGGAGCGCTGGGAGCCAACGATGGTAGACGTCGCGCTCTCGGTCGGACAGATCCTGCTCGCGCTGTTCCTCGTGGTACTGAACGGCTTCTTCGTCGCCTCCGAGTTCGCGTTCGTCAGGATCCGATCGACCGTCGTCGAACGGCTCGCCGAGGACGGCGTCGCGGGCTCGAAGACGCTGACTGAAGTGACTGACAGCCTCGACGACTACCTCGCAGTCACCCAACTGGGGATCACGATCGCATCGCTCGGGCTGGGGTGGGTCGGCGAACCCGCGGTCGCGGCGCTCATCGAGCCGACGCTGGCGGCGTACCTCCCGGCGAATCTCATCCACCTCGTCGCCTTCGCGATCGGGTTCAGCATCATCACGTTCCTCCACGTCGTCTTCGGCGAACTCGCGCCGAAGACGATCGCGATCGCGCAAGCGGAACGGATCTCGCTGCTCGTCGCGCCGCCGATGAAGTTCTTTTATTACATCTTCTACCCAGGGCTCGTCGTGTTCAACGGGACGGCAAACGCGTTCACGCGCATGATCGGCGTTCCACCGGCCTCGGAGACGGACGAGACGTTCAAAGAGCGGGAGATCCGCCGGGTGCTGGCTCGGTCCGGCGAAGCGGGGCACATCGATGTGGCGGAAGTGGACATGATAGAGCGCGTGTTCGCGCTCGACGACACCACCGTCAGCGAGGTCATGGTTCCACATCCGGACGTGGTGAGCGTACCGGCGGACGCCTCGCTCGACGAACTCCGCGAGATCGTCTTCGAGGCCGGCCACACCCGGTACCCGGTCGTGAGGGCCGACGACGGCGACGAGATCGTCGGCTTCGTCGACGTCAAGGACGCCCTGCGGGCGAGCGAAATGGGAGAGGCCGACGTCACGGCTGGCGAGCTCGCCAGGGGAATCCTCATCGTCCCGGAGACGGTCGCGATCGACGAACTCCTGTTGCAGTTCCGCGACGAACGCCAGCAGATGGCGGCGGTGATCGACGAGTGGGGCACACTCGAGGGGATCGCCACGGTGGAGGACGTCGTCGAAGCCATCGTCGGCGACCTCCGCGACGAGTTCGACCTCGACGAACGCGAACACACGATTCGCGAGAGAGACGGCGGTGGACACGACGTCGACGGGAGCGTCCCGCTGTCGATGCTCAACGAGTCGCTCGGCACGAGCTTCGAGAGCGACGGGTTCGAGACGATCGGCGGGTTCGTCCTGGAGCATCTCGGGCACGTCCCCGACGCCGGCGAGCACATCGAAACGGGCGGGTACGTCATCGAGGTCGCGAGGATGGACGGAACGCGGATCTCGGCGCTGGTGGTCCGCGAGCGTGATGAAAGCGAGAGCGACGAGAGCGGCGGAAGCGAGCGCGAGCCGTCCGACGACGGGACCGAGACGAACTGACCCGACGATGGGGTCGGCCGGTCTCGGATGTGCAAGGCGGATCGAAAGGCGCGAGTGGATCGCCGCTGCTTCGGGGCACGAGTTTCTGGAACCGAAAACGTGATGATACTCGGTTCGGAGGGTACCGTCGAACCATGCTTGTCGTTCGCGCGATGTTCCCGATCGATCCGGACCGGATGGACGAAGCGCTCGAGTTGGTCAATGATCTCGTCGACCACTCGAATCAAGAACCCGGGATAATCGACTACCGCGCCGCGGTCGACGTTCAGGACGAAACCCGCCTCCGGTTCATCGAACAGTACGAGGACGGTGACGCGTTCGAGGCCCACATCGGGACGGAGCACTTCCAGGCGTTCGAGTCGAAATTACCCGAGTTGCTTGCCGGCGAGCTCGAAGTGACGCGCTTTACCGTCAGCGACGCGACCGAACTCGAACTGTAGCGTGCGTCCGGCGGCGACACCGCAGTCCCGAGAGCGGGAACTCGCCAGCAGATTTATCTGACCGTTCCGAGCCGTGTCTCACATGGTGGACGGGGACGTCGATCCGTTTGGGGAGGGGGTGCCGCCCGAGTCGAGCGGCCGAAACGTCGGCGGCGAGTCGCCCGAAATCGATCCGGAGTCGATCAGCGACGAGGCGACGATTCACGACGACGAGACCGAGCTCGAGCGGACGATCGGGCTCACGGGCGGGCTCGCCATCGGTATCGGGACGATGATTGGGGCCGGGATATTCGTCTTCCCGGGGCTGGCAGCTGGAAACGCCGGTCCCGCTGCGGCACTCTCGTTTGCTATCGGAGGTGTAATCGCACTGCTCGTCGCCCTGCCGGCCTCGGAACTCGCGACCGCGATGCCACGGAGCGGCGGCGGATACTTTTTCGTCTCCCGGAGCATGGGGACGGCGTACGGATCGGTCGTCGGTCTCGGACTGTGGCTGGGGCTCATCTTCGCGTCGGCGTTCTATCTCGTCGGCTTGGGCCACTACGCGGCAGCCGTCTTCGCCGAAGTCGGACTCATTTTCTCGGTCAGCCCGGTCGTCCCGCTCGGTTTGGTGTTCGGTGTTGCACTGACGGGATTGAGCATCGGCGGCACCGAAAATACGGCCAAGATACAGAATCTGGTCGTGGGGATCTTGCTCGTCATTCTGACGCTGTTTCTCACGTACGGCTCCCTCAACGCGCTCGGCGTGTTCGGTCGCGAAACCGCCCCCGAAGCGTTCTTCCCCAAGGGGGTATTTTCGGTGTTTAGCACCGCGGCACTCGTCTTTACGTCGTATCTCGGATTCGCACAGGTCGCGACCGTCGCGGGCGATATACAAAAGCCGAGCCGGAACCTGCCGCTCGCGATGGTCGGATCGGTGCTCGTCGTCGCGGTGTTCTACATCGTGACGATATTCGTCGCGACGAGCGCGTTCGGTGCGGATCGGCTCTCAGAGTTCGGCGAAACCGCGATGGTCGAAGTCGCTAGGGAGTTCGTCGGTCGCCCCGGCGCGGTCGCGATTCTCCTCGCCGGTCTGCTGGCGACGTTTTCGAGCGCGAACGCGTCGATTCTCAGCGCCTCCCGAACCGTGTACGCGCTGAGCCGCGATGCGCTCTTGCCGAAGAAAGCGAGCGAGATCAATCTCAGATACGGGACGCCACACGTCGCGTTGCTCGCGGCCGGGGGGCCGATCTTGCTGTTGGTCGCTACGGGTCAAGTGGAAGTCCTCGCGGAGGTCGCCTCCTTTCTCCATCTGATCATGTACGGATTGATCTGCGTCGCCGTAATCGCCCTCCGACGGCGGGATCCGCCGTGGTACGAGCCGAGCTATCGGATTCCCGTGGTCCCGGCGCTACCAGCGGTCGGGGCGGCCGCGAGTTTCGGGTTGGTCGCGTTCATGCGACCCGCCTCGATCGGCATCGGGATCGGCGTCATGCTTATTTCGTACCTGTGGTATCGGTACTACGCCGGGACGGTCACACTCAAGGGGGCATTCTGATCATGCACGAGAAGCCGACGATACTCCTGCCGGTCCGCATTCTCGAGGGGGAATCGCTACCGGAAGGCACGGGAAAGCTGCTCTCGAATGTCCGCGTACTGTTGCTCGGGTACCACGTCGTGCCCGAACAGACGGCGCCGGGGCAGATGCAGATGCAGTTCGAAGACCGGGCTCAGGACCGCCTGGCCGAACTCGAATCGGCGCTCGAATCCGCCGGCGCGACGGTCGAAACGCGGCTCGTCTTCACCCACGAGGGGCAGAAGACGATCGATCGGATGATCTACGAGCACGGCTGTCTGGCGGTGTTGGTCCCCGACATGGTTCGCGATCTCGATGACGTGTTGGTTCCGATTCGCGGGACGGTCGGCGTCGACCGGCTCGTGCGCGTGGTCACGGGGTTATTCGCCGACACGGACGCCTCGATAACGCTGTTTCACGTCGCAGAACCGGACGAAACCGACGAGGACGCGCGAACGTTGCTCGACGGCGTCGCCGATCGGCTCACCGACGTCGGCATCGACGAGGAGCGGATCCGGCTCACGATCAGGCGCGGGGACGGAGCGTTGGACTCGATCACCGAGGCCGCCGAATCGGCCGACGCGATCGTCATGGGCGAAACCGATCCCTCGATCGCCACGTTCGTCTTCGGAATGCCGGCCGAGAAGGTGGCGGACAGATTCGTCGGGCCGGTGTTCATCGTCCAGCGAGAGCGGCCGGACGGGATCGAGCGCGATTGACCGCCGATCGTCGAAGATCGGTGATCGATCGGTGTTCCGGGGGCTTTTAACGAACCAGTCGGTTTCGGAGACTCGAACCGACGGTCGGTCGTCTGTTCGCTGGATAGCTTTTTCATTGAAGATTTTCTACACAAGGGCGTTTGAATAGACATTCGAAGGCCTTATACGCGTACTCGGCATTCGTTTATTTGCAATGGCAGACGGAAAAGTTGATTTCTTCAACGACACTGGCGGCTACGGTTTCATTACGACTGAGGACTCCGACGAGGACGTGTTCTTCCACATGGAAGACGTTGGCGGCGAAGACCTTACCGAAGGCACCGAGATCGAATTCGAAATCGAGGACGCCCCCAAGGGCCCCCGCGCGACGAACGTCGTCCGCGTATAATCGATTCGAACAGCCGCCCCTGGCGGCACAACAAACTTCTACGTTTTATTCCGCGCCGAGCGGAACGATCGCATCCGGCGGGACGGTGTCACACCGCGTGTTCGAGAAAGAGCGACCGCTAACGAACCCATCGCCGTAGAACTAGACGCCCGTCTCGAGGACGAACGAGGGGTCCGCGCCCAGAACTAGCGCGGACGTTCGACAGCGACTACTGCGAGCGCGTCGTCACTTCGCAGCCGTCCTCGGTGACGATGACAGTGTGCTCCTTTTGACTGACGAGGAATCCATCGTCCTCTTTGAGAACCGGATAGCCGTGGACGACGTTCTGCTGTTTGAGCCGGCGGAGCGCCATCTCCGCCCGACGGGTGTCGAGCCACCGGCGAGCGAACGGGAGCGTCTTGAACTGCTCGACGATCTGTTCGAGCGCTTGCCTGGCGTCCCGGTTTCGGACGCTCGCCTCGCGCTCGAGGGCGAAGATCTCCTCGTCGGCCCCCTCGTTGACCTTCCCGCCGCCGTCGGTCGCGAACGGCTCGATGGCGACGACGTCGCCGACCTCGAGTTCGACGCCCCGCTCGACCGCGCGGTTCGGGATGTTCGGCTCGGTGTGTTGGTCCCAGTGGCCCAGCCCGTGCCCCGAGAGGTTGACGACTGGATTGTAGCCGTAGCCGTCGATGACGGACTCGATCTCAGCGCCGATCTCGCCGGTCTGGATTCCCGGTTCGACCACCTCGATCGCGGCCTCGAGCGCCTCCGCGGGCGCTTCGGCGAGCTCGGGATGCCCGGAGAGGTCGACGGTGACGGCGGTGTCGGCGAGCCAGCCGTCCACGTGGACCCCGATATCGAGGTTGATCATCTCCTCGCCGAACGTCGAGTCGTCGTCGGGTTCCGGCGTGGCGTGGGCGGCCTCCTCGTCGACGCTGATGTTGACCGGGAACGCGGGTTCGCCGCCGAGTTCGCGGATTCGATCCTCGGCGTACTCGGCGATAGCGAGGTGGCTCGCGCCGACCTCGACCCGCTCGGCGGTTTCGTCTCGGACCCGTGCGAGAATCTCGCCGGCTTCGCGGTGTTTCTCGTACTGCTCGTCGGTGAGATCGACGCTCATGCCCTGTCGTTCGCTGGGTCGAATGAAAGGGATTGCGTTCGAATCCGCGCGTGACCCGACGCAATCGCAACGCTTTCGACCGC encodes the following:
- a CDS encoding hemolysin family protein, which produces MVDVALSVGQILLALFLVVLNGFFVASEFAFVRIRSTVVERLAEDGVAGSKTLTEVTDSLDDYLAVTQLGITIASLGLGWVGEPAVAALIEPTLAAYLPANLIHLVAFAIGFSIITFLHVVFGELAPKTIAIAQAERISLLVAPPMKFFYYIFYPGLVVFNGTANAFTRMIGVPPASETDETFKEREIRRVLARSGEAGHIDVAEVDMIERVFALDDTTVSEVMVPHPDVVSVPADASLDELREIVFEAGHTRYPVVRADDGDEIVGFVDVKDALRASEMGEADVTAGELARGILIVPETVAIDELLLQFRDERQQMAAVIDEWGTLEGIATVEDVVEAIVGDLRDEFDLDEREHTIRERDGGGHDVDGSVPLSMLNESLGTSFESDGFETIGGFVLEHLGHVPDAGEHIETGGYVIEVARMDGTRISALVVRERDESESDESGGSEREPSDDGTETN
- a CDS encoding bacteriorhodopsin; this translates as MQQIRGDVLLSSSLWANVALAGLSALLFVYMGRNLRSDRARLIFGATIMIPLVSISSYLGLLSGLTVGLVEMPPGHALGGQEVLSQWGRYLTWTLSTPMILLALGLLADVDLSDLFVVVAADIGMCLTGLAAALITSSYALRWAFYVVSCTFFIVVLYALVVQWPADAEAAGTSEIFGTLRALTVVLWLGYPIVWALGVEGLAIVSSVGATSWAYSALDIGAKYVFAFLLLRWVAANESTVGAAGNPLGPGAAPAND
- a CDS encoding universal stress protein, which codes for MHEKPTILLPVRILEGESLPEGTGKLLSNVRVLLLGYHVVPEQTAPGQMQMQFEDRAQDRLAELESALESAGATVETRLVFTHEGQKTIDRMIYEHGCLAVLVPDMVRDLDDVLVPIRGTVGVDRLVRVVTGLFADTDASITLFHVAEPDETDEDARTLLDGVADRLTDVGIDEERIRLTIRRGDGALDSITEAAESADAIVMGETDPSIATFVFGMPAEKVADRFVGPVFIVQRERPDGIERD
- a CDS encoding DUF5995 family protein, which gives rise to MFEASPTGLVRNPNVWRLLWRGLRLRPADFALGGDRDPELLGDLAHPFASVEDVSNRLETLEAALVERSDRRAVFLTVYTEMTAQTAREIDAGSFDDPEWMCRYLVRFAEHYRRAFVGFERGEYADVPDPWLVAFGSAVGGDALVIQDAFLGINAHIVYDLALALSAIGLDPGRETKYADHRRIDAILARLVAVQRELLAERYAPGLEAVGEGMGGLDERWSTSTLRRAREFAWRTAVVRTDARWSTVRSSTGWLLSRTATGGASVLLSPTASPSTMRALRAIEATEFELESYARAFHGRAVDGGASIER
- a CDS encoding APC family permease translates to MVDGDVDPFGEGVPPESSGRNVGGESPEIDPESISDEATIHDDETELERTIGLTGGLAIGIGTMIGAGIFVFPGLAAGNAGPAAALSFAIGGVIALLVALPASELATAMPRSGGGYFFVSRSMGTAYGSVVGLGLWLGLIFASAFYLVGLGHYAAAVFAEVGLIFSVSPVVPLGLVFGVALTGLSIGGTENTAKIQNLVVGILLVILTLFLTYGSLNALGVFGRETAPEAFFPKGVFSVFSTAALVFTSYLGFAQVATVAGDIQKPSRNLPLAMVGSVLVVAVFYIVTIFVATSAFGADRLSEFGETAMVEVAREFVGRPGAVAILLAGLLATFSSANASILSASRTVYALSRDALLPKKASEINLRYGTPHVALLAAGGPILLLVATGQVEVLAEVASFLHLIMYGLICVAVIALRRRDPPWYEPSYRIPVVPALPAVGAAASFGLVAFMRPASIGIGIGVMLISYLWYRYYAGTVTLKGAF
- a CDS encoding cold-shock protein; this encodes MADGKVDFFNDTGGYGFITTEDSDEDVFFHMEDVGGEDLTEGTEIEFEIEDAPKGPRATNVVRV
- a CDS encoding TIGR03618 family F420-dependent PPOX class oxidoreductase, producing the protein MPTIPEDFHDLFEKRTFAHVATLLPDGRPHNSAVWVDYDAEIDRLLINSERGRRKVRNVEHDPRVSVSMIDPDAPYRRMTVVGTVDGVVEEGARGHIDELSRRYSGHDYPHPVDTARVIIEIRPDQGVAQEYVGDRSDSELRSVSFSYEA
- a CDS encoding FAD-dependent oxidoreductase; the protein is MSGKYDLIIVGGGISGASLLYTTAKFTDIDSIALIEKEPELAAINTHRTNNSQTLHFGDIETNYTLEKAEEVKEGAELLAGYLEHYDGDREMHSKRGKMVLGVGDEEVETLERRYDEEGFGDLFPKLRAIGREEIAELEPKVVEGRDPDREMLALQTPDGYVVDYGAVTESLVERADEEVGVDVYTGTKVTDITPTLDGYTLETDAGRFDCDVATVAAGSHSLQIAKELGYGEDKVLLPVAGSFFLADDLLNGKVYTLQMKKLPFAAVHGDADVHDQSITRFGPTAKLVPALERGRISTVSDFVDVFGLNAASFLSYANILSDRILLPYVLRNLLYDLPKVGPKAFLPHVQKVVPSVELDDIERAKGYGGVRPQIVDTKNKSLDMGEAKIVGEDIIFNITPSPGASTCLKNAMKDTRTLMDFFDGEYEFDESAFRADTIDNFPRADDSTEFASSNAANGAGSVDAVDDVPASDD
- a CDS encoding spermidine synthase, with product MNPSLGRSLDRVSAPELAVFVSGVASMGLEILAGRMVAPEFGSSIYTWGSIIGVFLAALSLGYHYGGKRAARRASVDRLSWLLLGTAAYVALLIFASDPLLAVGSSFPLPSRFASLPAITLLFGPPTYLLGFISPYAAELSDTEAIGEASGRVYAVGTIGSILGAFGTTFLLIPSLGIEMIAFLFGALLVGTAFFILLPSMDREPLFATAGVAILLVAAMGSGAVGVSTGGQIVYQTQTPYQELEVTDLGDTRTLYLDGQRHSAMDLNDPNRHVFEYTRYFHMPYLFAEDPDQIDRVLFVGGGGFTGPKRFAAEYDATVDVVEIDPEVIDVAKEYFRAEESERLNIYNDGGRQYLQETNKTYDLIVLDAYKKDKVPFELTTVEFMQLANDRLSEDGYLFANIISAPTGPASEFYRAEYRTMEQVFPQVYSFPTAGPGVIQNIEVVASKNPEVVTESELQARNAERDIGIELGDEIESYRRDEPTDDVPILTDDHAPVDSLLDPMVGQRYVIEQSPAENATAD
- a CDS encoding putative quinol monooxygenase, with protein sequence MLVVRAMFPIDPDRMDEALELVNDLVDHSNQEPGIIDYRAAVDVQDETRLRFIEQYEDGDAFEAHIGTEHFQAFESKLPELLAGELEVTRFTVSDATELEL